A part of Cotesia glomerata isolate CgM1 linkage group LG4, MPM_Cglom_v2.3, whole genome shotgun sequence genomic DNA contains:
- the LOC123262797 gene encoding uncharacterized protein LOC123262797, with protein MGDLCPESEFTSIFDPHFYTIKYKVNAVNTHNTLTISYEKFVEIFQESKNGSFYLCIICYISSSRQCIYCTPFLQYPRTFILETPKRFYCMPQPSLYTKKNHSYFQSIIWFIHKVHNNEINNIAVPHNLQYPQRLIYRQAPIFRIPKHIIDMEHLKYYQFINDKFKGGSLMQQKSGKLSYMRTRILGVNASGIRMTLTIDNSLGPNDVSIPQHMMDSLDLASPYVIINRDPSINDCAIYSCELLGYENENDNTIHVNPFVLEGLHADQDGDDLNVYYLKRENEVPSLIMLRAITELLQFSWKYGRRRNICNRSRYSLGQYHLLLLQVYDKYFQNKSKIWKILSSKYSSTPKKSSVLMQLGCTIWRDEVDEFLEELRIFGIRVRLPLITFKEMINGCGMLMHVIKSGAKGSMDHVKMFTDILQERVEIGGSAYVNNLRESFNNYVNASKSISLLGQQLFILLSIFQPLYLLRNDIYMKNDTRIICNVSKCPLFNLWIYQMEAINLVFDELLKYCDDNSVESTEAEEIFNDEEVNLANEVSDEQGKKVLDESHNVQEHQIGARYFDSNNRCIEVGNVSNFIAPRPRNTLYSIRGNYVSPNLDKATVLPMLYGRIHDYVSDIHSSAELQEYMINDSLKVIPLFAKLPDNYKKSGFKFVKILN; from the coding sequence ATGGGTGATTTATGTCCAGAAAGCGAATTTACATCAATATTTGATCCACATTTTTATACTATAAAATACAAAGTAAATGCAGTTAATACACACAACACATTAACAATCAGCTATGAAAAATTCGTCGAAATATTTCAAGAAAGTAAAAACGGAAGTTTTTATCTATGCATAATATGTTACATATCATCAAGTCGACAGTGTATATACTGCACACCGTTTTTGCAATATCCTCGCACGTTTATACTAGAAACACCAAAAAGATTTTATTGCATGCCGCAACCAAGTTTGtataccaaaaaaaaccacTCCTACTTTCAATCAATAATTTGGTTTATTCATAAGGTGCACAATAACGAGATAAATAACATAGCTGTCCCCCATAACTTGCAATATCCACAACGCTTGATCTATCGCCAAGCTCCAATTTTCCGAATACCCAAGCATATTATTGACATGGAACATTTAAAATACTATCAATTTATCAATGATAAATTCAAAGGCGGATCTTTGATGCAACAAAAGTCTGGGAAATTGAGTTACATGCGAACTCGAATTCTAGGTGTAAACGCCTCAGGTATTCGAATGACATTAACGATCGACAATAGTCTTGGTCCTAATGACGTCAGCATTCCTCAGCATATGATGGATTCGTTGGACTTGGCTTCACCATACGTTATCATCAATCGAGATCCATCTATCAACGACTGTGCGATCTATTCTTGCGAACTGTTGGGTTATGAGAATGAGAATGACAATACCATCCATGTGAATCCATTTGTACTGGAGGGGTTGCATGCTGACCAAGATGGTGATGACttgaatgtttattatttgaaaCGAGAAAATGAAGTTCCAAGTTTGATAATGCTTCGAGCGATAACGGAACTGTTGCAATTTTCTTGGAAATACGGACGACGTCGGAATATCTGCAATAGGAGTCGTTACTCACTTGGTCAGTATCATTTGTTGTTGCTTCAagtttatgataaatattttcagaatAAATCGAAGATATGGAAGATTTTGTCGTCGAAGTATAGTTCTACTCCGAAGAAGTCAAGTGTTCTTATGCAACTTGGATGCACTATTTGGCGAGATGAAGTTGATGAGTTTTTAGAGGAACTCAGAATTTTTGGGATTAGAGTTCGTTTACCTCTTATCACTTTTAAAGAAATGATTAATGGATGCGGTATGCTGATGCATGTTATTAAATCTGGTGCCAAAGGATCAATGGATCATGTCAAAATGTTTACGGATATACTGCAAGAGCGTGTAGAAATTGGTGGCTCGGcatatgttaataatttacgTGAGAGTTTCAATAACTACGTCAATGCGAGTAAAAGTATATCACTTTTGGGGCAGCAGTTATTCATTCTGTTGTCGATTTTTCAGCCACTCTACCTATTGCGAAATGATATATACATGAAAAACGATACCAGAATTATTTGTAATGTTTCAAAGTGTCCACTTTTTAACTTATGGATTTATCAAATGGAAGCTATAAATCTTGTCTTTGATGAATTATTGAAGTATTGTGATGATAACAGTGTTGAAAGTACTGAAGcagaagaaattttcaatgatGAAGAAGTTAATTTAGCGAATGAGGTATCGGATGAGCAGGGAAAGAAAGTACTAGACGAAAGCCATAATGTACAGGAACATCAAATTGGTGCAAGATATTTTGATTCGAATAATCGATGCATTGAAGTTGGCAATGTGTCTAATTTTATAGCTCCAAGACCTCGAAATACGCTATATTCTATCCGTGGGAATTATGTCAGTCCGAATTTAGATAAAGCAACTGTTTTACCTATGTTATATGGCCGGATTCATGATTATGTGTCTGATATACATAGCAGTGCCGAGTTACAAGAGTATATGATAAATGATTcgttgaaagttattccactATTTGCAAAACTACCtgataactataaaaaaagtgGTTTTAAATTTGTGAAGattttaaactaa